One Owenweeksia hongkongensis DSM 17368 genomic region harbors:
- a CDS encoding AAA family ATPase, whose translation MNDAQAVDFLGKKYNELKQEIGKVIVGQQEVVDLLILSIFSKGHSLLVGVPGLAKTLLVNTTAQALGLSFNRIQFTPDLMPSDIVGAEILDENRNFKFVKGPLFSNIVLADEINRTPPKTQSALLEAMQERSVTAAGQTYPMADPFFVLATQNPIEQEGTYPLPEAQLDRFMFNIEVGYPTFDEELQIVKATTSGLDTTVNKVLSQQEIIDFQKLIRRIPVTDSVYEYAVELSSSSRPNGEKAKNITNEYIAWGAGPRASQYLILGAKCHAALKGKYSPDKEDVIAVAKPVLRHRMVKNYKAEAEGVQIEDIINELI comes from the coding sequence ATGAATGATGCCCAAGCAGTAGATTTTTTGGGTAAAAAATATAACGAACTCAAGCAGGAAATAGGAAAAGTAATAGTTGGTCAACAAGAAGTGGTTGATCTGCTTATACTATCTATTTTCAGCAAGGGTCACTCTCTTTTAGTGGGAGTTCCAGGTTTGGCCAAAACCCTTTTGGTAAATACCACCGCGCAAGCTTTGGGATTAAGTTTTAATAGAATTCAGTTTACCCCAGATCTTATGCCTTCTGATATTGTTGGAGCAGAGATTTTGGATGAGAATAGAAATTTCAAATTTGTAAAAGGTCCTTTGTTTTCCAATATTGTTTTGGCAGATGAGATAAACCGTACACCTCCAAAAACTCAGTCTGCACTTTTGGAAGCCATGCAGGAGCGCTCGGTTACGGCAGCAGGACAAACCTATCCCATGGCTGATCCATTTTTTGTTTTAGCTACCCAAAACCCTATTGAGCAGGAGGGGACTTACCCTTTGCCAGAAGCTCAGTTGGACCGTTTTATGTTTAACATAGAAGTAGGCTATCCTACTTTTGACGAAGAACTTCAAATTGTAAAAGCTACCACAAGCGGGCTGGATACTACTGTGAATAAAGTGCTTAGTCAGCAGGAGATTATTGATTTTCAAAAGTTGATAAGGAGAATTCCTGTTACCGATAGTGTGTATGAATATGCTGTGGAGTTGAGTAGTTCCTCTCGTCCTAATGGCGAAAAAGCTAAAAACATCACAAATGAATACATAGCTTGGGGAGCTGGCCCACGTGCCTCTCAGTATCTTATTTTGGGAGCTAAGTGCCATGCGGCCTTAAAGGGGAAATATTCGCCTGACAAGGAAGATGTAATTGCTGTGGCTAAACCTGTTCTCCGCCACCGTATGGTAAAGAATTACAAAGCGGAAGCAGAGGGCGTTCAGATTGAAGATATCATCAACGAGCTGATTTAA
- the yidC gene encoding membrane protein insertase YidC — MENKGMDRNTIIGMLLIGGIFLFFYFFNKPNAELEQTPNKVDSTEIVEETKQLEEVNNNQLDSVVVDSNQLFAPATAASEELFTLENKFLEVVISSNGGQIVQARLKKYQTYDSLPLYLINKNADFNIAINGDRPMNTADLVFAGVQNSDNKVTMTLDAGSGKSLTYVYTIEPDNYMLGWDVVSSGMGNMLPQDGGLQWEMKTLRQEKNIETENTVTELEYRFANEDDMDNLSGSGDDSEEVQNIKWLAYKQQFFSSILINKNADFGKAGLASKTIEGSEEFTKLLVSKVSLNSTAGDVNSSFGLYLGPNKYEVLESYEQGFEELIPLGWGILGWINRGIVINLFNWLEGYGLNYGLIILAIALLIKIILFPFTYASYRSMAKMRVLKPEIDELNEKYKDKDPMKKQQATMELYRKAGVNPLGGCIPMLFQMPILIALFRFFPASIELRQQPFLWAHDLSTYDSIYDLPFNIPFYGDHVSLFTLLMTVSTLIYTYMNQQLTGSNNQMPQLKYMMYLMPVVFLGVFNNYAAGLSYYYFVANVITFGQQFAIRAFLDDDKIHAKIQEKKAQPKKENRFMRRMREVQEEQNRQARRKK; from the coding sequence ATGGAAAATAAAGGAATGGATCGCAACACGATTATTGGGATGTTGCTAATTGGAGGTATTTTCCTCTTTTTCTACTTTTTTAATAAGCCAAATGCTGAGTTGGAACAAACTCCAAACAAAGTGGATTCTACAGAAATTGTAGAAGAAACCAAGCAGCTTGAAGAAGTAAACAACAATCAGCTGGACTCGGTGGTGGTTGATAGCAATCAACTCTTTGCCCCGGCAACGGCAGCAAGCGAGGAGCTTTTTACCTTAGAAAATAAGTTTCTAGAAGTTGTAATCTCTAGCAATGGTGGGCAGATTGTTCAGGCACGCCTTAAAAAATATCAGACGTATGATTCTTTGCCGCTTTACTTAATTAATAAGAATGCGGATTTCAACATTGCCATAAATGGTGATAGACCAATGAACACCGCTGACCTTGTTTTTGCTGGTGTGCAAAACTCTGACAACAAAGTTACCATGACTTTGGATGCAGGAAGTGGTAAATCATTAACCTACGTTTATACCATTGAGCCAGACAATTATATGCTGGGTTGGGATGTAGTTTCTTCCGGAATGGGAAATATGCTTCCTCAGGATGGAGGCCTACAGTGGGAAATGAAAACCCTTCGTCAGGAGAAAAATATTGAGACGGAAAATACTGTTACCGAGTTAGAGTATAGGTTCGCTAACGAGGACGATATGGACAATCTTTCTGGATCTGGAGATGATAGCGAAGAAGTTCAAAATATTAAGTGGCTGGCCTATAAGCAGCAGTTCTTTTCATCTATCCTTATCAATAAGAATGCGGATTTTGGAAAGGCAGGTTTAGCTTCAAAAACTATTGAAGGTTCAGAAGAGTTTACCAAACTTTTGGTTTCAAAAGTTAGCTTAAACTCTACAGCAGGAGATGTAAATAGTTCTTTTGGTTTATATCTTGGGCCAAATAAATACGAGGTTTTAGAATCTTATGAGCAAGGTTTTGAGGAACTTATTCCACTAGGATGGGGAATCTTAGGTTGGATAAACCGTGGTATTGTAATCAACCTTTTCAACTGGCTTGAGGGGTATGGATTAAACTATGGTTTGATTATTCTAGCGATTGCTTTACTTATCAAGATAATCCTTTTCCCATTTACTTACGCTTCTTATCGCTCTATGGCCAAAATGCGTGTGCTTAAGCCAGAGATTGATGAGCTTAACGAGAAGTATAAGGATAAAGACCCAATGAAGAAGCAGCAGGCTACTATGGAGCTTTATCGAAAAGCTGGGGTGAATCCGCTGGGAGGCTGCATACCTATGCTGTTCCAAATGCCGATTCTGATAGCTTTGTTTAGATTCTTTCCAGCTTCTATCGAATTGAGGCAGCAACCCTTCCTTTGGGCGCATGACCTTTCTACTTATGATTCTATTTATGATCTGCCATTCAACATTCCATTTTATGGTGATCACGTGAGTTTGTTTACATTATTGATGACCGTTTCTACGCTTATCTACACCTACATGAATCAACAGCTTACAGGTAGCAATAATCAAATGCCACAGCTTAAGTATATGATGTACTTGATGCCTGTTGTATTCCTTGGAGTATTCAACAACTACGCGGCAGGTTTGAGCTATTATTACTTTGTAGCCAACGTGATTACTTTTGGACAGCAGTTTGCCATCCGTGCATTTTTAGATGATGAT
- a CDS encoding CTP synthase, which yields MPSTKYIFVTGGVTSSLGKGIISASLATLLQSRGYSVTIQKLDPYINIDPGTLNPYEHGECYVTNDGAETDLDLGHYERFLNRPTSQANNVTTGRVYQSVIEKERRGDFLGKTVQVIPHITDEIKNRIKKLGNTGEFEIVITEIGGTVGDIEALPYVETVRQLKWELGEDCLVIHLTLVPMLAATGELKTKPTQHSVKSLQESGVQPDILVCRSEHALGEDIKRKLALFCNVKKDSVIESLDAETIYAVPILMRNQKLDEVVLKKLDLPIEDNLDLVNWKDFLYKLRYPKHEVTIGLVGKYVELHDSYKSIVESFIHAGAANECKVNIRWIHSESLNIETTEKHFDGLDGLLVAPGFGERGFDGKLETIRYARENDIPFFGICLGMQAAVIEFARNVLGWENANSTEMDKECAHPVISLMEEQKKVEDMGGTMRLGACDCELKEDTLAFGAYKRKTISERHRHRYEFNSEYLKDFEDNGMIATGKNPDLGLVEIVEIPTHPWFVGVQFHPEYKSTVANPHPLFVKFVEATITASKAK from the coding sequence ATGCCATCTACAAAGTACATTTTCGTAACAGGAGGAGTAACCTCCTCATTGGGTAAGGGAATCATCTCTGCTTCTCTAGCTACACTCTTGCAGTCAAGAGGTTATAGCGTTACCATTCAAAAATTGGATCCATACATCAATATTGATCCGGGTACCTTAAATCCTTACGAGCATGGTGAGTGCTACGTAACCAATGATGGTGCAGAAACCGATCTTGACCTTGGTCATTATGAGCGTTTCTTGAACCGCCCAACTTCTCAGGCTAATAACGTAACTACTGGTAGGGTGTATCAGTCGGTTATTGAAAAGGAGCGTAGAGGAGATTTCCTGGGGAAGACCGTTCAGGTGATTCCTCACATTACTGATGAAATTAAGAATAGAATCAAAAAGCTGGGTAACACCGGTGAATTTGAAATCGTAATCACCGAGATTGGAGGTACTGTAGGTGACATTGAGGCTTTGCCTTATGTAGAAACAGTTCGTCAACTTAAATGGGAGCTTGGTGAAGACTGTTTGGTTATACACCTAACTTTAGTGCCTATGCTCGCTGCTACAGGTGAGCTTAAAACTAAGCCAACACAACACTCTGTAAAGAGTTTACAGGAATCAGGTGTGCAGCCAGATATTTTAGTGTGTCGCTCTGAGCATGCGTTGGGAGAAGATATTAAGCGTAAGCTTGCCTTGTTTTGCAACGTAAAAAAGGATTCCGTAATTGAATCTCTTGATGCAGAAACAATTTATGCAGTTCCAATTTTGATGCGCAATCAAAAGTTGGATGAAGTAGTATTGAAAAAACTGGATTTACCAATTGAAGACAATTTGGATTTGGTAAACTGGAAGGACTTTTTGTACAAACTGCGTTATCCTAAACATGAGGTAACTATCGGTCTGGTAGGAAAGTATGTTGAGCTTCATGATTCATATAAATCTATTGTAGAATCATTTATTCACGCAGGAGCGGCTAATGAGTGTAAGGTCAATATTCGTTGGATACACTCTGAAAGCCTTAATATAGAAACTACCGAGAAGCATTTTGATGGGCTTGATGGTCTTTTGGTAGCTCCAGGTTTTGGTGAGCGTGGTTTTGACGGTAAGCTTGAAACTATCCGTTACGCACGTGAAAATGATATTCCCTTTTTCGGTATTTGCTTAGGAATGCAAGCCGCAGTAATTGAGTTTGCACGCAATGTGTTAGGTTGGGAAAATGCAAACTCTACCGAAATGGATAAAGAGTGTGCTCATCCTGTGATTTCACTTATGGAAGAGCAGAAGAAAGTTGAGGACATGGGTGGTACCATGCGATTGGGTGCCTGCGATTGTGAGTTGAAAGAGGATACTTTGGCCTTTGGAGCCTATAAGAGAAAAACCATTAGCGAGCGTCATAGACACCGCTATGAATTCAATAGTGAATACCTCAAAGATTTTGAGGATAATGGAATGATTGCTACCGGTAAAAATCCTGATTTGGGATTGGTAGAAATTGTTGAAATACCTACTCACCCTTGGTTTGTAGGCGTGCAGTTTCACCCGGAGTACAAGAGTACAGTGGCTAACCCGCACCCATTATTTGTAAAATTTGTTGAAGCTACAATCACAGCTTCAAAAGCGAAATAA